A single genomic interval of Candidatus Jordarchaeales archaeon harbors:
- a CDS encoding DNA double-strand break repair nuclease NurA — translation MLGEVYEFTIERLPVLREKAAAVRFNSKVVEKFWISKEFRGRGVGCVVGVDGGRNWIECKNFVLYIVDAEAVIFEDEVEKGSLKVLDVDLLYPHRHVEDRVASYSEILEGKAAYKALQERSDGTVFMDGSIIGVLIRPPFRGYALGWDFERELKEYVDIMASSWSEVLEDAIFSKRMLEDVVKEYGEAGGAAASFLENAEKLLVYRRLLEEHGRRLVFVSKMSRGCDYFKFSKSDMSIFGECTKGAGYSLPLHLEISNKVKWRFPVFNEYFRDFKVTMFYARLEERGPVLRFEVPGFADEGKVEDVLAQAVAYSVSGYPYPLRKAHEEVKVSDEEARRVFRLVGFYEAERGREILE, via the coding sequence GTGTTGGGGGAGGTTTACGAGTTTACAATTGAGAGGCTCCCGGTCTTAAGAGAGAAAGCGGCCGCGGTGCGCTTTAACAGCAAGGTTGTCGAGAAGTTTTGGATTAGCAAGGAGTTTAGGGGGAGAGGGGTGGGGTGTGTAGTTGGGGTTGATGGTGGGAGAAATTGGATTGAGTGCAAGAATTTTGTTCTCTACATTGTTGACGCTGAAGCTGTAATATTTGAGGACGAAGTGGAGAAGGGTTCCCTAAAAGTGCTTGATGTGGACTTGCTGTACCCTCACAGGCATGTGGAGGACAGGGTGGCGTCGTACAGTGAAATACTCGAGGGGAAGGCTGCTTACAAGGCGCTTCAAGAGAGAAGTGATGGCACGGTTTTCATGGATGGCTCGATAATAGGCGTGCTGATAAGGCCGCCCTTCAGAGGTTATGCCCTCGGTTGGGATTTCGAGCGAGAACTCAAAGAATACGTCGACATCATGGCTTCTTCTTGGAGTGAAGTGCTCGAGGATGCCATTTTCTCGAAGAGGATGCTTGAGGATGTTGTGAAAGAGTATGGGGAGGCGGGGGGAGCTGCCGCCAGCTTCCTTGAAAATGCCGAGAAGCTTTTGGTTTACAGGAGGCTGCTTGAAGAACATGGAAGACGCCTAGTGTTCGTCTCAAAAATGTCTAGGGGTTGCGATTACTTCAAGTTCTCTAAATCTGACATGTCCATTTTTGGCGAGTGTACGAAGGGTGCGGGATACTCGCTTCCGCTGCACTTGGAAATAAGTAATAAGGTTAAGTGGAGGTTTCCGGTTTTTAACGAGTACTTCAGGGACTTTAAGGTGACGATGTTCTATGCTAGACTAGAAGAGCGTGGGCCTGTCTTGAGGTTCGAGGTTCCCGGGTTTGCTGATGAAGGGAAAGTGGAGGATGTGTTAGCTCAAGCTGTGGCGTACTCGGTTTCCGGCTACCCCTACCCGCTTAGGAAGGCACACGAGGAGGTTAAGGTCTCCGACGAGGAGGCTAGAAGGGTTTTCAGGCTTGTAGGATTTTATGAGGCTGAAAGGGGGAGAGAGATACTTGAGTGA
- a CDS encoding thiamine pyrophosphate-binding protein yields MTKRISGGELLVRCLLEEGVKYVFGVPGAQLLTILDAIKRIGEPRGMKFVTCRHEQAAANMADAWARVTGEPGVCIGTVGPGGANLVPGVYPAWADGVPMIVLTAQNQTWRSYPDHGCMQALDQYHLFKPITKWNAVVSHWERIPELVQHAFRVATSGRPGPVHLDLPSDVLYDRKEEGGVRVYPPHRYRATKPPVGDPELVEKAADMLAGAQMPLIHPGGGVLRAGAWREVVEIAEHLGAPVITTLGARGIISEDHPLCLLPATPGAIMAQNEADVVLVVGSRMGDVDFWGRAPVWGDPDKQKTIQIDVDPAMIGYNRPVDLAIVGDAKATLRALLEALKKRTDKRKPHAKIADYRRAQDEWMTNFLKQAESSEKPIHPLRLMKEVRAFYPRDAIACLDGGNTPVWAYYVHRIYEPGTFLWAADSGHLGVGLPYAIGAKLAAPDKQVYLITGDGAFGTNMQELETASRLGVKITVIVVNDRAWGMIKGAQKISFKGRYIGVDFSDVRYDKIAQGMNWYGERVEDPEDIAPALERAEAAEEPALLDVVVSQEAHLTPPDLVTLAMIWLEGCTPPEE; encoded by the coding sequence TTGACTAAGAGGATTTCTGGTGGAGAGCTTCTCGTCAGGTGCCTACTTGAGGAAGGTGTTAAATACGTCTTCGGCGTCCCCGGAGCACAACTCTTGACTATTCTCGACGCTATAAAGAGGATTGGCGAGCCGCGCGGCATGAAGTTCGTCACCTGCAGGCATGAGCAAGCCGCAGCTAACATGGCGGACGCTTGGGCGAGGGTAACGGGAGAGCCGGGTGTGTGTATAGGAACTGTAGGTCCGGGAGGGGCGAACCTAGTACCCGGAGTCTACCCTGCTTGGGCTGACGGGGTTCCAATGATAGTCTTAACCGCTCAGAACCAAACCTGGAGAAGCTACCCCGACCACGGCTGCATGCAGGCGTTAGACCAATATCACCTGTTTAAGCCTATCACCAAGTGGAATGCTGTGGTCTCCCATTGGGAGAGGATTCCCGAGCTGGTGCAACACGCTTTTAGGGTTGCTACTTCGGGGAGACCTGGACCCGTGCACCTAGACTTGCCGTCAGACGTTCTCTACGATAGGAAAGAGGAGGGGGGTGTTAGAGTTTACCCGCCTCACAGGTACAGGGCGACCAAGCCTCCTGTCGGCGACCCGGAACTTGTGGAGAAAGCTGCTGACATGCTTGCTGGAGCGCAAATGCCTCTAATACATCCTGGAGGAGGTGTTCTGAGGGCGGGTGCGTGGAGGGAGGTCGTTGAGATAGCCGAGCACCTAGGGGCACCTGTGATCACCACGCTCGGTGCTAGAGGGATAATCTCCGAGGATCACCCGTTGTGCCTTCTACCCGCAACTCCCGGTGCCATAATGGCTCAGAACGAGGCTGACGTCGTGCTCGTGGTTGGAAGCAGAATGGGTGACGTGGACTTTTGGGGGAGAGCGCCTGTTTGGGGGGACCCGGACAAACAGAAAACTATTCAGATAGATGTTGATCCGGCGATGATTGGTTACAACAGGCCTGTCGACTTAGCTATAGTTGGCGATGCTAAAGCGACGCTAAGGGCTTTGCTTGAAGCGCTTAAGAAGAGGACGGATAAGAGGAAGCCGCACGCCAAGATCGCGGATTACAGGAGGGCTCAGGACGAGTGGATGACGAACTTCCTTAAGCAGGCTGAGAGCAGCGAGAAGCCCATCCACCCCCTTAGGCTCATGAAGGAGGTTAGAGCTTTCTATCCGAGGGACGCCATAGCGTGCCTTGACGGGGGGAACACTCCTGTCTGGGCTTACTACGTGCACCGCATATATGAGCCGGGGACCTTCCTTTGGGCTGCCGACTCGGGACATCTTGGAGTTGGGTTACCATATGCCATAGGAGCGAAGCTCGCGGCGCCCGACAAGCAGGTCTACCTCATAACGGGGGACGGGGCTTTCGGGACGAACATGCAAGAGCTTGAGACCGCAAGCAGGCTCGGAGTAAAGATAACGGTGATAGTGGTGAACGACCGCGCTTGGGGCATGATTAAGGGAGCACAGAAGATCTCTTTCAAGGGTAGGTACATAGGGGTCGACTTCAGCGATGTAAGGTATGACAAGATAGCTCAGGGAATGAACTGGTATGGTGAAAGAGTAGAGGACCCGGAGGATATAGCTCCAGCTTTGGAGAGGGCTGAAGCTGCTGAGGAGCCTGCTCTTCTAGATGTCGTCGTGTCGCAGGAGGCACACTTGACACCGCCAGACCTTGTAACGCTAGCCATGATATGGCTTGAGGGGTGCACGCCGCCAGAGGAGTGA
- a CDS encoding HEAT repeat domain-containing protein: MIKASMSKKVKEAVEKYRAGRKREAVLQLIYLLGDSEEKVKLDALEALGEVGDADAVTEISKLAGDEKEEVRIRVAQALGKIGGPASMETLEKLLVDKSGEVRLAALKSIVKVSGGRNVEALIKALSDDDERVRGAAIEALVKVAPKNHDKLMELLKSDDWRVRAGVARVFGELGETRVKDKLLDLLNDWNWTVRKEAAEALGKIGGEEAIPYLSRMLGEKEPEVRVSAVRALAATRSPKAREALEEALKDEDDKVRLWAVLALGEIGDEETEDALIGTLMDEDVQVKAAALKALAKIGGVKSAKAIEPLRFHPDENVRTEAERAIKMIALRHNMTVEGLLKKARES, encoded by the coding sequence ATGATTAAGGCGTCCATGTCCAAGAAAGTGAAAGAAGCAGTTGAAAAGTATAGGGCTGGGAGGAAGAGGGAGGCGGTGCTCCAACTTATCTATCTTCTCGGCGACAGCGAGGAGAAAGTTAAGCTTGACGCCCTAGAAGCTTTGGGGGAAGTTGGCGACGCCGACGCTGTAACGGAAATTTCAAAGCTTGCCGGCGACGAGAAGGAGGAGGTTAGAATTAGGGTGGCGCAAGCTCTCGGTAAGATAGGCGGTCCGGCTTCTATGGAAACGCTCGAAAAGCTATTGGTTGACAAAAGTGGAGAGGTGAGACTTGCAGCCCTCAAATCTATTGTTAAAGTTTCCGGTGGAAGAAATGTGGAAGCACTGATTAAGGCTTTGAGCGACGATGACGAGAGGGTTAGGGGTGCAGCCATAGAGGCACTGGTGAAAGTTGCTCCGAAAAACCACGACAAGCTCATGGAACTTCTTAAAAGTGATGATTGGAGGGTCAGAGCTGGTGTTGCACGCGTCTTCGGGGAACTCGGAGAGACTAGGGTTAAGGATAAGCTGCTCGATCTACTAAATGACTGGAACTGGACGGTTAGAAAAGAAGCAGCAGAAGCTCTTGGAAAAATAGGTGGCGAAGAAGCGATACCCTATTTGAGTAGAATGCTGGGGGAAAAGGAGCCGGAAGTCAGAGTGAGCGCCGTCAGGGCGCTGGCTGCAACAAGGTCCCCTAAGGCGAGGGAGGCTTTAGAGGAAGCCTTGAAAGACGAAGACGACAAAGTGCGTTTGTGGGCAGTTCTCGCTCTGGGTGAGATAGGGGACGAAGAGACTGAGGACGCATTGATTGGCACTCTAATGGATGAAGACGTGCAAGTTAAGGCTGCTGCGTTAAAGGCTTTGGCAAAAATTGGGGGAGTTAAGTCCGCTAAGGCAATAGAGCCGCTGCGCTTCCACCCAGATGAAAACGTCAGGACTGAAGCGGAGAGAGCTATCAAAATGATTGCGTTAAGACACAACATGACCGTTGAAGGATTGCTGAAGAAGGCTAGGGAATCGTAG
- a CDS encoding AAA family ATPase, with translation MVIIEELELENFVSHKKTKVKFDLGVTLIVGPNGAGKTSILDGISFALFKLHSRGKDENIVNKRARHAKVSLKFSVPGRGRYIAEWDIERKKEGCNVKGVVYEVTDGGRKPITREAGSKTLLPEIARIVGIEKETFESSIYVRQGEIEKLVTEKPAERKKLISKLLGIEDFEQAWRVMEEIVREYREKLAKLRGMLEEKERVSRELEEVREKVARVRERIGEVREIVRKLKEEKEKAEEKLRKIEDVKRRFDGLRIRLAEAKADLKDKESKVDSIKEKLEKLETLKSKIERSKAGYERYSELEKEIERIEEEKRDYEGARDAVKICEKELENRRKKEKRLEDSVKDLMARCAGIFGAELSMEEIPVASKREKERVEREIKALNERHSELVALAGELDGRMKDVEEKIRKLKEAEARCPLCGRELTKEHKEKLLSELTELVTRLEEEKKVVEREIEKAKRELEEKYEKRRSLEGVDVEAQSLRSSLDEVRRERGEIEAKLEEAKVKLEKLIELERMIEEKEAEAEKFKEDYDVYMEAKSQLKLIGDEEELMEAYRVAVSDVEKARIEVSNIEKEIDALGYSEEEYNRVKGEVDEVGAKLEEKKMELAKLEGEERQLSDRVEKLEERIRELREKEAEAKKLEAFVNLLEKVRGAYGKDGIQKLIRSRAKPLIEKYTKEYLNRFNLEYSDVKLDDDYEITVIGPSGSQSVDAVSGGERVALAIALRMAIAKVIAEGKVSTMIMDEPTVFLDEERRRELIEILKKAFKEEAKIIPQLIIVSHDRELEDAADVVYMVTKEGGWSKVEQVEWT, from the coding sequence ATGGTGATAATTGAAGAGCTTGAGCTCGAGAACTTCGTATCTCACAAGAAGACCAAGGTGAAGTTTGACTTAGGAGTTACATTGATAGTTGGGCCGAACGGTGCAGGGAAAACGAGCATACTTGATGGTATAAGTTTCGCCCTTTTTAAGCTCCACTCTAGGGGGAAAGATGAGAACATTGTCAACAAGAGAGCGAGACACGCAAAGGTCAGCCTTAAGTTTTCTGTGCCGGGGAGAGGAAGGTACATCGCTGAGTGGGACATAGAGAGAAAGAAGGAAGGGTGCAACGTGAAGGGGGTTGTTTACGAGGTAACTGACGGGGGGCGAAAGCCTATTACTAGGGAGGCTGGGTCGAAAACACTACTTCCGGAAATAGCGAGGATAGTGGGGATAGAGAAGGAGACCTTCGAAAGCTCGATATACGTTCGTCAAGGTGAAATAGAGAAACTTGTCACCGAAAAACCCGCTGAAAGGAAGAAGCTCATATCCAAGCTTCTTGGAATAGAAGACTTCGAGCAAGCATGGAGGGTAATGGAAGAGATAGTGAGAGAATACAGGGAGAAACTTGCGAAACTTAGAGGAATGTTGGAGGAGAAGGAAAGAGTCTCCCGAGAACTTGAGGAGGTAAGGGAAAAGGTTGCTAGGGTGAGGGAGAGAATAGGAGAGGTGAGGGAGATTGTCAGAAAGCTCAAGGAGGAGAAGGAGAAAGCTGAGGAGAAGCTGAGGAAGATTGAGGACGTTAAGAGGAGGTTCGATGGGCTGAGGATAAGGCTTGCTGAGGCTAAGGCGGATCTAAAAGACAAGGAGAGCAAGGTTGATTCCATAAAGGAGAAACTTGAGAAACTCGAGACGCTGAAGAGCAAGATTGAGAGAAGTAAGGCCGGTTACGAGAGGTACTCTGAACTCGAGAAGGAAATTGAGAGGATCGAAGAAGAAAAGAGGGATTATGAGGGGGCGAGGGATGCGGTTAAAATATGCGAAAAAGAGCTTGAAAATCGCAGGAAAAAGGAGAAGAGGCTCGAGGATAGTGTTAAGGATCTCATGGCAAGATGCGCTGGAATATTTGGCGCGGAGTTAAGCATGGAGGAGATTCCAGTTGCTAGCAAGAGAGAGAAAGAGAGAGTTGAAAGGGAGATCAAGGCTTTAAATGAAAGGCACAGTGAGCTCGTTGCATTGGCGGGCGAGCTTGACGGCAGAATGAAAGATGTTGAAGAAAAAATTAGGAAGCTTAAAGAAGCTGAAGCCAGGTGCCCCCTCTGTGGGAGGGAGCTGACAAAGGAGCACAAGGAAAAACTGCTTAGTGAGCTCACAGAGCTCGTCACGAGACTCGAAGAGGAGAAAAAGGTGGTTGAAAGAGAGATAGAGAAAGCTAAGAGAGAGCTCGAGGAAAAGTACGAGAAGAGGAGGAGCCTTGAGGGAGTTGATGTCGAGGCACAAAGTCTCAGATCAAGCTTAGACGAAGTACGAAGGGAGCGAGGTGAAATTGAGGCTAAGCTTGAAGAGGCCAAGGTAAAGCTTGAGAAACTCATTGAGCTGGAGAGAATGATTGAGGAAAAGGAGGCGGAAGCTGAAAAGTTCAAGGAAGACTATGATGTTTACATGGAAGCTAAAAGCCAGCTTAAATTGATTGGGGATGAAGAGGAGCTCATGGAAGCTTACAGAGTTGCTGTGAGCGATGTTGAGAAAGCTAGGATAGAGGTTTCGAACATCGAAAAAGAAATCGACGCTCTGGGCTACTCTGAGGAAGAATATAACAGGGTGAAAGGGGAAGTGGACGAAGTTGGTGCGAAACTAGAGGAGAAAAAAATGGAGCTTGCAAAGCTCGAGGGAGAGGAGAGACAGTTAAGTGACCGTGTGGAAAAGCTTGAGGAAAGGATTAGAGAGCTCAGGGAGAAGGAGGCTGAAGCTAAGAAGCTTGAGGCCTTCGTCAACCTGCTTGAAAAAGTCAGAGGGGCTTATGGAAAGGATGGAATCCAGAAGCTTATAAGGTCCAGGGCTAAGCCGCTCATAGAAAAATATACGAAAGAGTACCTCAACAGGTTTAACCTAGAGTACTCTGACGTTAAATTAGATGACGACTACGAGATAACAGTGATAGGTCCTTCTGGAAGTCAGAGCGTCGACGCTGTTAGTGGAGGCGAAAGGGTGGCGCTCGCCATAGCTCTCAGAATGGCTATAGCAAAAGTTATAGCGGAGGGTAAGGTGAGCACGATGATAATGGATGAACCAACAGTTTTCCTAGATGAGGAGAGGAGAAGGGAGCTCATAGAGATTCTCAAGAAAGCTTTCAAAGAGGAAGCGAAAATTATACCCCAACTGATAATAGTGAGCCATGACAGGGAGCTTGAAGACGCCGCAGACGTGGTCTACATGGTTACAAAGGAGGGGGGATGGTCTAAAGTGGAGCAGGTTGAGTGGACGTGA
- a CDS encoding (Fe-S)-binding protein, with translation MFHVEEELCMFYRERCNLCGECLERCPYLAYPRERAREEFRRLVEGKPSPVTSECITCAACNTFCPNGANPFDLINERQEETGSFPATERAIGAMVMAAQTPSQVVEGKRGMPILNLCSVDFIPGVVEGRLFDGLTVTKGGEYFCYIGWIHLGRPSMVRGNACRFVENLAKVAGSVGAREVICYHDDCYVMLTVKAEEYGLYVPFKPVHIIEYLLDYVKRHEDEVEKLDMRVAYQQPCASRYTLWKDRLLDELFERIGVERVKRKYDRVNAICCGGPMTGMSTVPREKVEEWKMRNVLDAKESGAEAMVFLCPLCALNLRSRAKAQGIEPFMLSNLVRLALGEKLTHGGAGKT, from the coding sequence TTGTTCCACGTTGAGGAGGAGCTGTGCATGTTTTACAGGGAAAGATGTAATCTTTGTGGGGAGTGCCTTGAGAGGTGTCCTTACCTAGCGTACCCTAGGGAGAGAGCGAGGGAAGAGTTCAGGAGGCTTGTCGAGGGAAAGCCTAGCCCGGTTACATCTGAATGCATTACGTGTGCTGCTTGCAACACCTTTTGCCCTAATGGGGCAAACCCATTCGATCTCATAAACGAGAGACAGGAGGAGACTGGAAGTTTTCCCGCCACAGAGAGGGCTATAGGAGCAATGGTTATGGCGGCGCAAACGCCGTCACAAGTCGTGGAGGGTAAACGTGGAATGCCCATATTGAACCTCTGTAGCGTCGACTTCATCCCTGGCGTGGTGGAGGGAAGGCTCTTCGATGGATTAACCGTCACAAAGGGGGGCGAGTACTTCTGTTACATAGGCTGGATACACCTCGGAAGGCCCAGCATGGTTAGAGGAAACGCCTGCAGGTTTGTGGAGAACTTGGCGAAAGTTGCGGGTAGCGTTGGAGCCAGAGAAGTGATATGCTACCACGATGACTGCTATGTGATGCTAACCGTCAAGGCTGAAGAGTACGGGCTCTACGTACCCTTCAAGCCTGTTCACATCATAGAATACTTGCTGGATTACGTGAAGAGACATGAAGACGAAGTTGAGAAGCTCGACATGAGGGTGGCCTATCAGCAGCCATGTGCCTCAAGGTACACCCTCTGGAAAGATAGGCTACTTGACGAGCTCTTTGAGCGGATAGGAGTTGAGAGAGTTAAAAGAAAGTATGACAGGGTTAACGCGATCTGCTGTGGCGGACCTATGACTGGGATGTCCACTGTGCCCAGGGAGAAAGTGGAGGAGTGGAAGATGAGGAATGTCCTTGACGCCAAGGAGAGCGGGGCGGAAGCCATGGTTTTCTTATGCCCGCTGTGCGCCTTAAACTTGAGAAGCAGGGCGAAGGCACAGGGAATAGAGCCGTTTATGCTGAGCAACCTAGTCCGCTTAGCTTTAGGCGAAAAGCTTACGCATGGAGGAGCCGGGAAAACGTGA
- a CDS encoding DNA repair exonuclease, with amino-acid sequence MLLAHVSDTHLGYKQYNLDEREDDFNKVFEEFVDKVLEDHVKVVVHSGDMFDSFRPTIKALYTAKEQLKRLKDKNVKVFTVLGDHDFPKRRGMPPHKLFDDSLTLLGVEERGRGVRRGCIVESDGKEVYVGGVVNMTRRYRDVLLSELNRVVEEARKYWRSVVVMHQAVNVYMDYDFQLSVNEIPTGISYYAMGHFHNRRKMTIGDGVLAYAGSTEITRRDEIDEWKRNGKGFYLIDVSSDIPEVQPVELSVRPQAEVTIKYERLREEAEEAVRAFKGGVKPILHVKVTGANIDRRAALDILEKVFSHDKVLHWRPEFEDETVRELVGSSWRTLSHKELLGELLGGDLAEFAWELFNILKGGGKEDLEEAKKLVERFFEEGSW; translated from the coding sequence GTGCTCTTAGCCCACGTTTCAGACACGCACCTAGGTTATAAGCAGTACAACCTTGATGAGAGAGAAGACGACTTTAACAAGGTTTTCGAGGAGTTTGTTGACAAGGTCCTAGAAGACCACGTTAAGGTAGTGGTGCACTCTGGAGACATGTTCGACTCCTTTAGACCAACGATTAAAGCACTGTACACTGCTAAGGAGCAGCTGAAAAGACTGAAAGACAAGAATGTTAAAGTTTTCACGGTTCTCGGCGACCATGACTTTCCGAAGAGAAGAGGAATGCCTCCTCACAAGCTTTTCGACGACTCGCTAACTCTCCTAGGCGTCGAAGAGAGGGGCAGGGGTGTTAGGAGGGGGTGTATCGTCGAGAGCGACGGGAAGGAAGTCTACGTAGGCGGTGTAGTGAACATGACGAGAAGGTACAGGGATGTCTTGTTGAGCGAGTTAAACAGGGTTGTTGAGGAGGCTAGAAAGTACTGGAGGAGTGTAGTGGTTATGCACCAAGCGGTGAACGTGTACATGGACTACGATTTCCAGCTCTCTGTGAACGAAATACCGACTGGGATCAGTTATTACGCCATGGGGCATTTCCACAACAGAAGGAAGATGACGATCGGTGACGGAGTTTTAGCTTATGCTGGGTCCACGGAGATAACGAGGAGAGATGAGATAGATGAGTGGAAGAGAAACGGAAAGGGGTTCTACCTCATCGACGTCAGCAGTGACATCCCGGAGGTCCAGCCTGTTGAGCTTAGCGTCAGACCGCAGGCAGAAGTCACTATAAAGTACGAGCGGCTAAGGGAGGAAGCGGAGGAAGCTGTTAGGGCTTTTAAAGGAGGGGTGAAGCCCATACTACACGTTAAAGTGACTGGGGCAAACATTGACAGGCGAGCAGCTCTAGACATCCTCGAAAAAGTTTTCTCCCACGACAAGGTGCTCCACTGGAGACCTGAGTTTGAGGACGAGACCGTAAGGGAACTGGTGGGGTCGAGCTGGAGGACGTTATCGCACAAGGAGCTCTTAGGAGAGCTTTTGGGAGGTGACCTTGCAGAGTTTGCCTGGGAACTCTTCAACATCCTTAAGGGTGGTGGAAAGGAGGACTTAGAGGAAGCTAAAAAGCTTGTTGAGAGGTTCTTCGAGGAGGGCTCATGGTGA
- a CDS encoding dihydrodipicolinate synthase family protein — protein sequence MVSVLHGVIPPLITPFNREGEIDETFLRTHVDYLVECGVHGVFCLSSVGEFAYLSDEEKLKIIEIVVEEVAGRVPVLVGVGHFSFRVSLNYAKAAERLGADGLVAILLPYFPVTDAMAYEYYASLAKSTGLPTLIYNFPTVTGFNISPETVVRLAEVGNVVGIKDTVVDPQHTLKILELAPKDFSVFPGSEVTLQAAMEAGASGMILGSTNIDPRPAIELYNAYRSGDIARARSLLPRVVSFLQLLSIAPAQFIPSILKNAMKLAGRPINPDVRNPLPSLSKEQLKKLEEKMYELGLLNAGRMP from the coding sequence GTGGTAAGTGTGCTTCACGGGGTTATTCCTCCGCTTATCACCCCGTTTAACAGAGAAGGCGAAATTGACGAGACCTTTCTGAGAACCCACGTCGACTACCTGGTTGAGTGCGGCGTCCACGGTGTCTTCTGTTTGAGCAGCGTCGGCGAGTTCGCCTACCTGTCAGACGAAGAGAAGCTCAAAATTATTGAAATCGTCGTGGAGGAAGTAGCTGGGCGAGTCCCCGTCCTAGTGGGCGTCGGCCACTTTAGCTTCAGGGTATCCCTTAACTATGCTAAGGCTGCCGAGCGCCTCGGAGCGGACGGATTAGTAGCGATACTCCTTCCTTATTTCCCCGTAACGGACGCAATGGCTTACGAGTACTACGCGTCTCTAGCCAAATCCACTGGGCTTCCAACGCTAATCTACAACTTCCCAACGGTCACAGGCTTCAACATTAGTCCAGAAACTGTTGTACGCCTAGCAGAGGTCGGCAACGTGGTTGGCATTAAGGACACCGTGGTTGACCCTCAGCATACCTTGAAAATACTTGAACTAGCTCCAAAGGATTTCTCGGTTTTCCCCGGATCAGAGGTCACGCTTCAAGCTGCGATGGAGGCTGGGGCGAGTGGAATGATACTTGGCTCAACGAACATCGACCCTAGACCAGCCATCGAACTGTACAACGCGTACCGGTCCGGCGATATAGCCAGAGCCCGCTCTCTCCTTCCAAGAGTAGTTAGCTTCTTGCAACTTCTATCGATCGCTCCAGCACAGTTCATCCCATCCATACTGAAAAACGCGATGAAGCTCGCCGGGCGCCCGATAAACCCCGACGTCAGGAACCCCCTCCCAAGCCTTTCGAAGGAGCAGCTAAAAAAACTTGAGGAAAAAATGTATGAATTAGGGCTTCTAAACGCCGGCAGGATGCCGTAA
- a CDS encoding ATP-binding protein, whose protein sequence is MSDRIIGYVIGEATPTEASFISVEPPRLGEYVVLEYNGKSVLGMVQALISGSVSLSSDIHDPQVVERIRRLERGRDIYVKGIVGILGDVEELKIPRTPPPPGVEIRRADSETLKRVFGGRSETSLRIGTLVSHEDVPVCVDVNRMVSRHLAILAVTGAGKSNTVAVIADGIVKMGGTVVIFDMHSEYVDSDIGGGRVNPISPVLDPYSLSVGELMTLMNIRPEYHAQERAFREVYGRVVERIKKGEDPVLFLELLREELENSDKKEKDIILNKVDGFEEKYSKVIKPGMGDIIGKLRLGYANVVDLGQVDEDCADVVVSHTLRRLLEERKKFVIEKGASGFRHPVLTVVEEAHILAPNSEDTLSSYWISRVAREGRKFGVGLCLVSQRPKALSINALSQVNNMIILKLVEPSDQRHVQAASEALSNELLDQLSSLNTGEAVVLGMMVKVPAIVKIDKYRGKLVGADIDVVAHWKGGEAVEEKRKEIDGLLDMG, encoded by the coding sequence TTGAGTGACAGGATTATTGGTTACGTTATAGGTGAGGCAACCCCGACGGAGGCTTCCTTCATTTCCGTGGAGCCGCCGAGGCTGGGGGAGTATGTTGTTCTGGAGTACAATGGAAAAAGCGTACTCGGAATGGTTCAAGCGTTGATAAGTGGAAGTGTTTCCCTCAGCAGCGATATACACGACCCCCAAGTTGTTGAGAGGATAAGGAGGTTGGAGAGGGGACGAGACATCTACGTGAAGGGGATTGTCGGCATTCTCGGCGACGTAGAGGAGTTGAAGATTCCGCGTACTCCGCCCCCGCCAGGAGTGGAGATTAGGAGAGCTGACAGCGAGACGCTAAAGAGAGTTTTCGGGGGGCGTAGTGAGACATCGCTCAGAATTGGAACACTCGTATCACATGAAGATGTACCCGTGTGCGTAGACGTGAATAGAATGGTTTCACGCCACCTTGCAATACTGGCTGTGACTGGGGCTGGGAAATCTAACACTGTAGCCGTTATAGCTGACGGGATAGTTAAGATGGGTGGGACGGTCGTGATATTTGACATGCACTCCGAGTATGTTGACTCGGATATTGGCGGGGGCCGCGTTAACCCCATCTCGCCTGTTCTCGATCCTTACTCGTTGAGTGTCGGGGAGCTCATGACTTTGATGAACATACGGCCAGAGTACCACGCGCAGGAGAGGGCTTTCAGAGAGGTCTACGGGAGGGTTGTGGAGAGGATAAAGAAGGGGGAGGACCCGGTGCTCTTCCTGGAACTTCTCAGAGAGGAGCTGGAAAACAGCGACAAGAAGGAAAAGGACATCATCCTAAATAAGGTCGACGGGTTCGAGGAGAAGTACTCGAAGGTTATAAAGCCGGGGATGGGTGACATCATAGGCAAGCTCAGGTTGGGTTATGCTAACGTTGTGGACCTAGGACAGGTCGATGAGGACTGTGCCGACGTGGTAGTAAGCCACACGCTTAGGAGGCTTCTCGAGGAGAGGAAGAAGTTTGTGATCGAGAAAGGGGCTTCGGGCTTCAGACACCCGGTCCTAACCGTAGTGGAGGAGGCTCACATATTGGCGCCTAACAGTGAGGACACGTTGTCAAGTTACTGGATTAGCAGGGTGGCGCGCGAGGGGAGAAAGTTCGGAGTTGGACTGTGCCTCGTAAGCCAAAGACCGAAGGCGTTGAGCATCAACGCACTCTCCCAAGTCAACAACATGATAATATTGAAGCTCGTTGAGCCCTCCGATCAGAGGCACGTCCAAGCGGCGAGCGAGGCGCTAAGCAACGAGCTACTCGATCAGCTGTCTTCACTTAACACTGGAGAAGCTGTGGTGCTGGGGATGATGGTGAAAGTGCCAGCCATTGTAAAGATAGACAAGTATAGAGGTAAACTAGTTGGAGCGGACATAGACGTGGTGGCCCACTGGAAGGGGGGTGAAGCCGTGGAGGAGAAGAGGAAGGAGATAGACGGGCTGCTGGATATGGGGTGA